One genomic region from Candidatus Bathyarchaeia archaeon encodes:
- a CDS encoding NosD domain-containing protein gives MKRILWILVPIAILILTSAVIHIKSVPNKRTIIVPDDYPRIDWAIGNATEGDIIFVKKGIYLDQSFYIDKPLSLLGEDRENTILRGYFPSFLGPPGAFPPNATIIHLNADNVTFSGFTFENAISGIGGSGNGVKITDNIFKRMGGWAISLEGSNNVISRNRFEIVFSGVNCGGNHNTISDNIFNKPFSSGGLSIGVHGTNNTIARNNLIDVAYGISVSGDFNMIAGNNITRGLLGIKIDTGSHNIIRGNIVTGTFHGGIVIISGFNNTIYENHVAYNRYGITMGGFEQHAENNTVYRNNFINNDRQVRTDWIVYGVNYWDNGSEGNYWSDYGGTDTDGNGIGDTPYIINENNRDRYPRMNPIAISGS, from the coding sequence GTGAAACGAATTCTATGGATTCTTGTTCCTATAGCCATCTTAATTTTAACATCGGCCGTAATTCACATTAAATCAGTCCCAAATAAGCGGACTATAATTGTTCCAGATGATTATCCTAGGATAGACTGGGCTATTGGAAACGCTACGGAGGGCGACATCATATTCGTGAAAAAGGGAATATACCTAGACCAAAGCTTCTACATCGACAAACCTTTGTCCCTACTGGGCGAAGATCGTGAAAACACCATATTGAGGGGTTATTTCCCCTCATTTCTAGGTCCACCCGGAGCTTTTCCACCTAACGCCACCATCATACACTTGAACGCCGACAATGTCACATTTTCAGGCTTTACCTTTGAAAACGCCATCTCTGGCATCGGCGGGAGTGGCAATGGAGTAAAGATAACGGATAACATTTTCAAGAGAATGGGTGGTTGGGCTATAAGCTTAGAAGGCTCCAATAATGTTATTTCCAGAAACCGTTTTGAGATAGTTTTTAGTGGTGTAAACTGCGGAGGTAACCATAATACGATTTCTGATAACATCTTCAACAAACCCTTTAGTAGCGGCGGTTTATCCATTGGGGTGCATGGCACCAACAATACTATTGCCCGGAACAATTTAATTGATGTCGCTTATGGCATTTCCGTGTCAGGCGACTTCAATATGATTGCCGGAAACAACATAACCAGGGGTCTTTTAGGCATCAAGATTGACACAGGCTCCCACAACATTATCCGTGGAAACATTGTGACGGGAACTTTCCACGGCGGCATCGTGATCATAAGTGGTTTTAACAACACTATCTATGAGAACCACGTGGCATACAATCGGTATGGAATCACCATGGGTGGATTCGAACAGCATGCAGAAAATAACACTGTGTACCGTAACAATTTCATAAACAACGACCGCCAAGTTAGAACCGACTGGATCGTATACGGCGTCAACTATTGGGATAACGGCTCTGAAGGCAATTACTGGAGCGATTATGGCGGCACGGACACGGATGGAAATGGAATAGGAGACACGCCATACATCATAAACGAAAATAATAGAGACCGCTACCCCCGCATGAATCCCATAGCGATTTCGGGCTCATAA
- a CDS encoding right-handed parallel beta-helix repeat-containing protein — protein sequence MQGSSPRISNSIISNSWGEGIWIDSGSPLIINNTILNNRVAGIAISGGAPLIVGNAIAKCNQGISIWGGSPKIYQNKIVMNGAEYEEGSGGISVDSNSQAIIANNTISGNLNGVTLSYSPSSILHNNIMGNKYYDARLWGSYDVNVTYIWWGTTNTSLIEEHIWDFYDDFRLGKVIYTPFLNAPSPGAPPWDGTLPTVDKIPPTIELVVRTPTGDVQPNQEVKVSAKVTDADSGVKKVVLLYSLDGGASWINVTMNFNITSVFWEGTIPGQPAGAQIQYKIIAYDNAGNYAATSVETLQIRSNQNSPSPTPLTPLTILGIMAAVFFAGITIIGLKRRKQQQHLR from the coding sequence ATCCAGGGATCCTCCCCTCGGATAAGCAACTCCATCATAAGCAACAGTTGGGGTGAAGGCATATGGATTGACTCTGGCTCTCCGCTCATAATCAATAATACAATACTAAATAATAGAGTAGCTGGAATAGCCATATCTGGAGGGGCTCCCCTCATAGTGGGTAATGCCATCGCAAAATGTAATCAGGGAATTTCCATATGGGGCGGCTCACCTAAAATATATCAGAACAAAATCGTGATGAACGGTGCCGAGTACGAAGAAGGTAGCGGCGGAATTAGTGTTGATTCCAACTCGCAGGCTATAATAGCCAACAACACAATAAGTGGAAACCTTAATGGAGTGACGCTGTCTTACTCGCCATCTTCAATTCTCCACAATAACATTATGGGTAACAAATATTATGACGCCCGCCTATGGGGTTCCTACGACGTTAATGTGACATATATTTGGTGGGGAACCACAAACACCTCGCTAATCGAGGAACATATATGGGATTTTTATGATGATTTCCGGCTTGGAAAGGTAATTTACACTCCGTTCCTGAACGCTCCTAGCCCAGGGGCGCCTCCATGGGATGGCACCCTACCAACAGTGGATAAGATTCCCCCAACCATCGAATTGGTCGTTCGCACGCCTACAGGCGATGTCCAGCCTAACCAAGAAGTTAAGGTTTCGGCAAAAGTAACAGACGCAGACAGCGGAGTGAAAAAAGTGGTTCTTCTCTACAGCTTGGACGGAGGCGCTTCCTGGATTAATGTTACAATGAACTTCAACATCACATCAGTTTTCTGGGAAGGCACCATTCCAGGACAACCAGCCGGAGCACAAATACAGTACAAGATTATAGCATACGACAACGCCGGAAACTACGCAGCGACATCTGTTGAAACCTTGCAAATACGGTCAAACCAAAATTCTCCATCACCAACACCATTGACACCGCTAACGATCCTCGGCATTATGGCTGCAGTTTTCTTTGCGGGCATAACCATTATAGGACTAAAAAGAAGAAAGCAACAACAGCATTTGCGTTAA
- a CDS encoding GNAT family N-acetyltransferase: MSAEDRLRVGRSLIEMMKEAIKAFHRRLLVVCGGEAVDVLAYVILKHKAIKGEDDEKVVFVDCGDIETIYGELVGKLVEMGYPTGNVKRYTYEDTHRIMGTTNDILILDMSNGARPNDIGRLIETVKGGGLVILYNLDLKADKPWRTSIHKKLASPPYTERDLRNRFEKFFVRKILENPCVWILENWRIVKGELLKPARAVREKAVPPKRSRIPQPILRLALTREQMEALESFEFLDIKKRGLIVLISNRGRGKSALLGLGAAALLSFGLEKVVVTAPACEEVQTVFEMAERGLSSIGERVKRERINDLVYRLSCKRGILEFIPPYKTIGETCDAVLVDEAGGIHVSLLFQIAEKFPRAVFASTVHGYEGAGRGFYLRFLKSIEKLGDVKPHMIELKEPIRYAPEDPVEKWLYDALLLNAEPAELESEQFNLESCIYDEPNLDLWFEKDEEHLRQFVGIYVLAHYRNRPDDLLILGDAPHHSARAVFSPSGKVLAALQVDEEGRMGEELVEQVLTGKPPSGHLIPSCIVKYNPQCKAFSDFRGLRVVRIAVHPELMGRGLGSLALKRLCEEAEREGFEWVGASFGANAQLVDFWLKNGFVPVHISPMRNVASGEFSVIVVKPISEGARNIVRDIHREFKLRLFEALPDTYFNLEPHVAARLLKKQEWTSRETLNLSYSQRGRLLQYADGNLAYEGACDGVKQLLKLHFLSSGEARMDLDIDVEAKLIARCLQARSWGHVMKAFRTQPASLKAEVRANIAKMVKFYNV, encoded by the coding sequence ATGAGTGCTGAGGATAGGCTTAGGGTTGGGCGTTCACTCATCGAGATGATGAAGGAGGCCATTAAGGCCTTTCACAGAAGACTCCTCGTTGTTTGTGGAGGGGAAGCTGTGGATGTGCTGGCCTATGTTATTCTAAAGCATAAAGCGATTAAGGGCGAAGACGATGAAAAAGTTGTTTTTGTAGATTGCGGGGACATTGAAACAATTTATGGAGAGCTGGTTGGAAAGCTTGTGGAGATGGGTTATCCAACCGGTAACGTTAAGCGCTACACATACGAGGATACGCATAGAATTATGGGAACAACTAATGACATATTAATCCTTGACATGAGCAATGGCGCAAGGCCCAACGACATTGGTAGGCTTATAGAAACTGTTAAAGGCGGTGGATTAGTAATCCTCTACAACCTCGACTTGAAGGCAGATAAACCTTGGAGGACAAGCATCCATAAGAAGCTTGCTTCTCCGCCCTATACCGAACGCGATTTGAGGAACAGATTTGAAAAGTTCTTTGTTCGGAAAATCCTTGAAAACCCATGTGTTTGGATTCTTGAAAATTGGAGAATTGTTAAGGGAGAACTCCTAAAACCCGCCCGGGCTGTTAGAGAAAAAGCTGTCCCACCAAAGAGGAGTAGAATTCCTCAGCCGATTCTTAGGCTTGCTCTAACCCGCGAGCAAATGGAAGCTTTAGAATCCTTCGAGTTCCTTGACATTAAGAAAAGGGGCTTAATTGTTTTGATATCCAACCGTGGGAGGGGAAAATCAGCCCTTCTCGGATTGGGAGCCGCCGCCCTTCTATCCTTTGGCCTTGAAAAAGTTGTTGTTACAGCTCCTGCATGTGAGGAGGTTCAAACGGTTTTTGAGATGGCTGAGCGGGGGCTTTCATCCATAGGTGAAAGGGTGAAGCGTGAACGCATAAACGATTTGGTTTATAGGCTCTCGTGCAAGAGGGGCATTTTAGAGTTTATTCCACCCTACAAGACGATTGGTGAAACCTGCGATGCCGTTTTAGTTGATGAGGCTGGCGGAATCCATGTTTCACTCCTATTTCAAATAGCCGAAAAATTTCCAAGAGCTGTTTTCGCTTCAACGGTGCATGGATATGAGGGCGCTGGCAGGGGCTTCTACCTAAGATTTTTGAAGTCTATTGAAAAGCTTGGAGATGTCAAACCCCACATGATTGAGTTAAAAGAGCCTATAAGATATGCACCAGAAGATCCCGTTGAAAAATGGCTTTATGATGCTTTACTTTTGAATGCTGAGCCAGCCGAACTGGAGAGCGAGCAATTTAACCTTGAAAGTTGCATATATGATGAGCCAAATCTGGACTTATGGTTTGAAAAGGACGAGGAACACCTCCGCCAGTTTGTAGGCATTTATGTGCTTGCTCACTACAGAAACAGACCCGACGACCTACTAATCCTCGGAGATGCACCACATCATTCAGCGAGGGCTGTTTTTTCTCCTTCTGGTAAAGTTTTGGCGGCCTTACAGGTTGACGAGGAAGGTCGAATGGGCGAAGAGCTTGTGGAACAAGTTTTAACGGGTAAGCCTCCATCGGGCCATCTTATTCCATCATGTATTGTGAAGTATAATCCGCAGTGTAAAGCGTTTTCAGATTTTAGGGGTTTGAGGGTTGTTAGGATTGCAGTTCATCCCGAACTAATGGGACGCGGCTTGGGAAGCCTAGCCTTAAAAAGACTTTGCGAAGAGGCTGAACGCGAAGGTTTTGAATGGGTTGGAGCCAGCTTCGGAGCCAACGCTCAGCTTGTGGATTTCTGGCTTAAAAACGGTTTTGTGCCAGTTCACATAAGCCCTATGAGGAATGTGGCATCCGGAGAGTTTAGCGTCATAGTTGTTAAACCCATAAGCGAAGGGGCACGGAACATTGTGAGGGATATTCATAGAGAGTTTAAGCTTAGGCTTTTTGAGGCTTTACCGGACACGTATTTCAACCTTGAACCTCACGTGGCAGCGAGGCTCCTCAAAAAGCAAGAATGGACAAGTAGGGAGACCCTAAACTTATCCTATTCCCAGAGGGGGCGTCTGCTGCAGTATGCTGATGGAAACCTTGCCTATGAAGGGGCATGCGATGGGGTGAAACAGCTTCTAAAGCTCCACTTTTTAAGTTCCGGAGAAGCCAGAATGGACTTGGATATTGACGTGGAAGCCAAGCTTATAGCGAGGTGCCTACAAGCCCGCTCATGGGGGCACGTCATGAAAGCCTTCAGAACCCAGCCGGCCAGCTTAAAGGCGGAGGTACGCGCCAACATAGCCAAAATGGTCAAGTTTTACAATGTTTGA
- a CDS encoding thioredoxin family protein, with amino-acid sequence MEGFGVKAPELKVFTMPTCSSCPAARQIAIEVAQKLGLPYREVDMNTQEGLAEGLAHQIMSTPSIVLGDEVIVVGRLISKERLEDEVRKRLEKWRARASSETKR; translated from the coding sequence ATGGAAGGCTTTGGTGTTAAGGCTCCGGAACTTAAAGTTTTCACAATGCCAACATGCTCAAGTTGTCCAGCGGCAAGGCAAATAGCAATAGAAGTTGCCCAAAAGCTTGGCTTGCCGTATCGTGAAGTGGATATGAACACCCAAGAAGGCTTGGCTGAAGGGCTCGCCCACCAAATCATGAGCACTCCAAGCATAGTTTTGGGCGACGAAGTCATAGTGGTTGGACGCCTCATCTCCAAGGAGAGACTTGAGGATGAAGTCCGTAAAAGACTGGAGAAGTGGCGTGCCAGAGCCTCTTCAGAAACAAAGAGATGA
- a CDS encoding DNA glycosylase: protein MRIVLEPSQPFNLDLTLCCGQAFRWEKFGEWWYGIIGDTPLKIRQVGNTLEFENTSPDLVKNYFGLGDDLPTILSQITKDNHIGEAVKTLKGLRILRQDPWECLISYICATYKNIPAIKRMLHKLSKRFGEKAVLDGFALYIFPTANKLVKASFQQLADCGLGYRAKYVYEAAKKVASGEFEIEGLKRESYEKAREKLLTLKGVGLKVADCVALFALEKLEAFPVDVWMKRVMIRHYADHFEKEFIEKISLKKSLARADYERLSLFGRKYFGAYAGYAQEYLFHFERITSRRSTT from the coding sequence ATGAGAATTGTATTGGAGCCTTCTCAGCCTTTCAACTTGGATTTAACATTGTGTTGTGGTCAAGCCTTTAGATGGGAAAAATTTGGCGAATGGTGGTACGGCATAATTGGGGACACGCCTCTAAAGATTAGGCAGGTTGGCAACACACTTGAATTTGAGAACACCAGCCCCGACCTCGTGAAAAATTATTTTGGGCTAGGCGACGACTTGCCAACAATTCTATCCCAAATCACAAAAGACAACCATATCGGAGAAGCCGTGAAAACCCTTAAAGGCTTAAGGATTCTGCGCCAAGACCCTTGGGAGTGCCTCATCTCCTACATATGCGCCACCTACAAGAACATACCAGCCATAAAAAGAATGCTCCACAAACTTTCTAAACGCTTTGGAGAAAAAGCAGTACTAGATGGTTTTGCCTTGTACATTTTTCCAACAGCAAATAAGCTGGTTAAGGCGAGTTTCCAGCAGTTGGCCGATTGTGGTTTGGGTTACAGAGCCAAATACGTTTACGAAGCCGCCAAAAAAGTTGCTAGCGGCGAGTTTGAAATTGAAGGGTTGAAAAGAGAAAGCTATGAAAAAGCAAGAGAAAAGCTGCTGACATTGAAAGGTGTAGGCTTAAAAGTGGCGGATTGTGTGGCGCTTTTCGCCTTAGAAAAGCTTGAGGCTTTCCCCGTGGACGTCTGGATGAAACGTGTAATGATAAGGCATTACGCGGACCATTTTGAAAAAGAGTTTATTGAGAAAATTTCGCTTAAAAAATCGTTGGCAAGGGCGGATTATGAAAGGCTTAGCCTTTTTGGGCGGAAATATTTCGGCGCTTACGCCGGCTATGCTCAAGAATACCTATTCCACTTTGAAAGAATAACGTCGAGACGGAGCACAACCTAG
- a CDS encoding NAD(P)H-dependent oxidoreductase translates to MAKILIIYDSKTGNTEKMAFAVAEGARQVEGVEVAVKKVDKTSLEDLLAADGIIMGSPTYYGQMSARLKALIDESVKIHGKLEGKVGAAFTSSGGTATGAETTLLSILNAMLIHGMVVQGRADDKHYGAAAVEKPDKEELEYCRELGRRTASLVMKLKGG, encoded by the coding sequence ATGGCGAAAATCCTTATAATTTATGATTCTAAGACTGGGAATACCGAGAAGATGGCTTTTGCCGTTGCTGAAGGCGCAAGGCAAGTGGAAGGCGTTGAAGTAGCCGTTAAGAAGGTTGACAAAACAAGTCTTGAGGATTTGTTGGCGGCGGACGGCATCATAATGGGCTCGCCAACATATTATGGGCAGATGTCTGCTAGGCTTAAGGCGTTGATAGACGAGTCTGTGAAAATCCATGGGAAACTTGAAGGAAAAGTGGGCGCAGCCTTCACAAGTTCTGGGGGAACAGCCACAGGCGCCGAAACAACTTTACTTTCCATCCTAAACGCCATGCTTATCCACGGCATGGTAGTGCAGGGGAGAGCCGACGACAAGCACTATGGTGCAGCGGCTGTGGAAAAGCCAGACAAGGAGGAACTTGAGTACTGCCGTGAACTGGGGAGGAGAACAGCAAGTTTGGTTATGAAGTTAAAAGGCGGTTAA